In Polaribacter sp. Hel_I_88, the following proteins share a genomic window:
- the moaD gene encoding molybdopterin converting factor subunit 1 has translation MNIKTLFFGITADLVQHSELDISVDEKSTIASFKSILKEKYPQLENLNSYAIAVNEEYASDDLILKNGDVVAIIPPVSGG, from the coding sequence ATGAATATAAAAACACTTTTTTTTGGAATCACAGCAGATTTAGTTCAACATTCAGAACTAGATATTTCTGTAGATGAAAAAAGTACGATTGCTAGTTTTAAATCGATTTTAAAAGAAAAATATCCACAGTTAGAAAACTTAAACTCGTATGCAATTGCTGTAAATGAAGAGTATGCTAGTGATGATTTGATTTTGAAAAATGGAGATGTTGTTGCAATTATTCCTCCTGTAAGTGGAGGGTAA
- a CDS encoding DUF3817 domain-containing protein produces the protein MKNIFRIVSFLEGVSYLLLLFIATPIKYFQEDPQYVKMLGMPHGILFMLYIVLAIVLKKEMNWTNKTLGIVLIASVIPFGTFYVDKKYLQK, from the coding sequence ATGAAAAATATCTTTAGAATTGTAAGTTTTTTAGAAGGCGTTTCTTACTTACTTTTATTATTTATTGCAACACCAATTAAGTATTTTCAAGAAGATCCACAATATGTAAAAATGCTAGGAATGCCTCATGGAATACTTTTTATGCTTTATATTGTTTTGGCAATCGTCCTTAAAAAAGAAATGAATTGGACGAATAAAACGTTGGGAATTGTTTTAATTGCTTCTGTAATTCCTTTTGGTACTTTTTATGTTGATAAGAAATATTTGCAGAAGTAA
- a CDS encoding molybdenum cofactor biosynthesis protein MoaE, translating into MIRTSIKITSEKLNLQECYSFVEDDICGGITAFIGTVRNDTQGKEVTQLDFSTYKPMAIKEMQKIADLTLEKFDIFKIAIHHAEGMLQIGDVPVIITTSSKHRKAAFLACEFAIDTLKETVPIWKKEHFSDGEVWVNAHP; encoded by the coding sequence ATGATTAGAACATCCATAAAAATAACATCAGAAAAATTAAATCTACAGGAATGTTACAGTTTTGTAGAAGATGATATTTGTGGAGGAATTACTGCTTTTATTGGCACTGTAAGAAATGATACGCAAGGAAAGGAAGTTACACAATTAGATTTTTCTACGTACAAACCTATGGCAATAAAAGAGATGCAAAAAATTGCAGATTTGACTTTAGAGAAATTTGATATATTTAAAATCGCCATTCATCATGCAGAAGGAATGTTGCAAATTGGCGATGTTCCTGTAATTATTACAACGTCATCCAAACATAGAAAAGCAGCCTTTTTAGCCTGTGAATTCGCTATTGATACTTTAAAAGAAACTGTTCCTATTTGGAAAAAAGAACATTTTTCTGATGGTGAAGTTTGGGTAAATGCACATCCTTAA
- a CDS encoding exonuclease domain-containing protein, with product MYTVIDIETTGNGAKGQKITEISIFVFDGKKILDEYTTLVNPEQDIPPFITNLTGITNAMVRNAPKFYEIAEKVIDITKDTIFVAHNVNFDYNIIQDEFKSLGFPFVRKKLCTVRLTRKIVPGLNSYSLGNICISEQIPINGRHRAKGDAEATTELFRRLLERDTNFTINSFLNPRSKQATLPPLLNKSDVDNLPETFGVYYFKNSAKEIIYVGKANNIKQRVISHFYDKKKKEREMCLETAHISFTETGSELLALLLESSEIKHRYPKFNYAQKRKKDTFGIFSYIDQKGIIHLAYNKLKLAPNPVINFNSIGECRTFLETLCIDFKLCPKYCHLQTNVANCSEHILDDCLGICCNQESVKNYNIRVQEAINSITFNKQNFILKETGRTENETGFALILNGIYKGFGYVESQQAEQLENPEDYQFFLEPQKDNNDIQKIIASYLKKQAALSV from the coding sequence TTGTACACTGTAATCGACATAGAAACCACAGGAAATGGCGCAAAAGGTCAAAAAATAACAGAGATATCCATTTTTGTTTTTGATGGCAAAAAAATTCTTGATGAATACACAACCCTTGTAAATCCTGAGCAAGATATTCCACCATTTATTACCAATCTTACTGGTATTACAAATGCGATGGTTAGAAATGCACCTAAATTTTATGAAATTGCAGAAAAAGTAATCGATATTACAAAAGACACTATTTTTGTGGCTCATAACGTAAATTTCGATTACAATATTATTCAAGACGAATTTAAGAGTTTAGGGTTTCCTTTTGTTCGTAAAAAATTGTGTACTGTTCGTTTAACGAGAAAAATTGTACCTGGTTTAAATTCTTACAGTTTAGGCAATATTTGCATCAGTGAACAAATACCCATAAATGGGAGACACAGAGCAAAAGGAGATGCAGAAGCCACCACAGAATTGTTTAGAAGATTACTAGAAAGAGATACTAATTTTACGATTAATTCTTTTTTAAATCCACGTTCTAAACAAGCCACTTTACCTCCACTTTTAAATAAAAGTGATGTTGATAATTTACCAGAAACCTTTGGTGTTTATTATTTTAAAAATAGCGCTAAAGAAATTATTTATGTTGGTAAAGCCAACAATATAAAGCAAAGAGTGATCAGTCATTTTTACGATAAAAAGAAAAAAGAGAGAGAAATGTGTCTGGAAACTGCACATATTTCTTTTACTGAAACTGGTAGTGAATTACTAGCTCTTTTGTTGGAATCTTCAGAAATTAAACACAGATACCCAAAATTCAACTACGCTCAAAAACGTAAAAAAGATACTTTTGGAATTTTCTCTTATATAGATCAAAAAGGAATTATACATTTAGCCTATAATAAACTGAAATTGGCTCCAAACCCAGTAATTAATTTCAATTCAATTGGTGAATGCAGAACTTTTTTAGAAACTTTATGTATCGATTTTAAATTATGCCCAAAATATTGTCATTTACAAACCAACGTTGCCAATTGTTCTGAGCATATTTTAGATGATTGTTTAGGCATTTGTTGCAATCAAGAATCTGTAAAAAATTATAATATTCGAGTTCAAGAAGCTATTAATTCTATCACCTTTAATAAACAGAATTTTATTTTAAAAGAAACAGGTAGAACTGAAAATGAAACTGGTTTTGCATTAATTTTAAACGGAATTTACAAAGGTTTTGGCTATGTAGAATCACAACAAGCTGAGCAACTGGAAAATCCTGAAGACTATCAGTTTTTTTTAGAACCTCAAAAAGACAATAACGATATTCAAAAAATTATAGCTTCTTATTTAAAGAAACAAGCAGCTTTATCAGTTTAA
- the rpe gene encoding ribulose-phosphate 3-epimerase produces MSNLIAPSILAADFANLQRDIEMVNNSEADWFHIDIMDGVFVPNISFGMPVLKAITKHAKKTIDVHLMIVNPDQYIQTFADLGANILTVHYEACTHLHRTIQAIKAAGMKAGVALNPHTPIAVLEDIIADLDLVCIMSVNPGFGGQSFIENTYKKVNQLRHLIEFTESNCQIEIDGGVTNVNANKLIEAGANVLVAGSYVFRSDDPTATIADLKNIVG; encoded by the coding sequence ATGAGTAATTTAATTGCACCTTCAATTTTAGCAGCAGACTTTGCCAATTTACAAAGAGATATAGAAATGGTTAATAACAGTGAAGCAGATTGGTTTCATATCGATATTATGGATGGCGTTTTTGTGCCTAATATTTCTTTTGGTATGCCAGTTTTAAAAGCGATTACAAAACACGCAAAAAAAACAATTGATGTACATTTAATGATTGTAAATCCAGATCAATACATTCAAACATTTGCAGATTTAGGCGCCAATATTTTAACGGTACATTATGAAGCTTGTACCCATTTGCATAGAACAATTCAGGCTATTAAAGCAGCAGGCATGAAAGCTGGAGTTGCCTTGAATCCTCATACACCAATTGCAGTTTTAGAAGATATAATTGCAGATTTAGATTTGGTATGTATTATGAGTGTAAACCCTGGTTTTGGCGGACAATCATTTATCGAAAATACGTATAAGAAAGTAAATCAGTTAAGACACTTAATCGAGTTTACAGAATCTAACTGCCAAATTGAAATTGATGGTGGAGTAACCAATGTAAACGCAAACAAACTAATTGAAGCTGGAGCCAATGTTCTAGTTGCAGGAAGTTATGTTTTTAGAAGTGATGATCCAACAGCAACCATTGCAGATTTAAAAAATATTGTTGGATAA
- a CDS encoding RNA polymerase sigma factor RpoD/SigA, giving the protein MRQLKITKQVTNRETASLDKYLQEIGKVDLITADEEVELAQLIKAGDQRALEKLTKANLRFVVSVAKQYQNQGLTLPDLINEGNLGLIKAAKRFDETRGFKFISYAVWWIRQSILQALAEQSRIVRLPLNKIGSINKINKMYAFLEQENERPPSPEEIAKKLDMTVNDVKESMKNSGRHVSMDAPLIEGEDSNLYDVLNSGESPNPDRVLLHESLRIEINRALETLTPREADVVKLYFGLGEHQPMTLEEIGETFDLTRERVRQIKEKAIRRLKHTSRSKILMTYLG; this is encoded by the coding sequence ATGAGACAACTTAAAATTACCAAGCAGGTTACAAACAGAGAAACTGCTTCCCTAGACAAATATTTACAAGAAATTGGTAAAGTAGACTTAATTACTGCAGATGAAGAAGTGGAATTGGCACAGCTTATTAAAGCTGGAGACCAAAGAGCTTTAGAGAAATTAACAAAGGCCAATTTACGATTTGTAGTATCTGTTGCAAAACAATATCAAAACCAAGGTTTAACGTTACCAGATTTAATTAATGAAGGTAATTTAGGATTAATCAAAGCAGCAAAACGTTTTGATGAAACTCGTGGTTTTAAATTTATTTCGTATGCTGTTTGGTGGATTCGTCAATCGATCTTACAAGCCTTAGCAGAACAATCTAGAATTGTACGTTTGCCTTTAAATAAAATTGGTTCTATTAATAAAATCAATAAAATGTATGCGTTTTTAGAGCAAGAAAATGAAAGACCTCCAAGTCCTGAAGAAATTGCAAAAAAACTAGACATGACTGTGAACGACGTTAAAGAATCTATGAAGAATTCTGGACGTCATGTATCTATGGATGCTCCTTTAATTGAAGGTGAAGATTCTAATTTATACGATGTTTTAAACTCTGGTGAGTCTCCAAATCCAGATCGTGTTTTATTACACGAATCTTTAAGAATTGAAATTAACAGAGCTTTAGAAACACTTACACCAAGAGAAGCAGATGTTGTAAAATTATACTTTGGTTTGGGTGAACACCAACCAATGACTTTAGAAGAAATTGGTGAAACTTTCGATTTAACAAGAGAACGTGTTCGTCAAATTAAAGAAAAAGCAATTCGTAGATTAAAACACACATCTAGATCTAAAATTTTAATGACTTACCTAGGCTAG
- a CDS encoding RNA polymerase sigma factor: MSSNITYKLTDEELVFKIIETNNSQLFAILYDRFFKVVYHKCYGFAKSKEEAEDLTHDVFIRLFTKLKTFKGTAKFSTWLYSFTYNFCVNYVQRNAYKKKEKFTIVTDVIKDNDVSEKLENAQLLALKSEKLARALELIAPKDKMILLMKYQEDISIREIKETLVIGESAVKMRIKRAKHKVVSIYAEL, from the coding sequence TTGAGCTCAAATATTACATATAAGTTAACAGATGAGGAATTAGTCTTTAAAATAATTGAAACAAACAACTCACAACTGTTCGCTATTTTATATGATAGGTTTTTTAAAGTTGTATATCATAAATGTTATGGATTTGCAAAAAGCAAAGAAGAGGCAGAAGATTTAACACACGATGTTTTTATTAGATTGTTTACAAAGCTAAAAACCTTTAAAGGAACCGCTAAGTTTTCTACATGGTTGTATTCTTTTACCTATAATTTTTGTGTAAATTATGTACAGAGAAATGCATATAAGAAAAAAGAAAAATTTACTATAGTAACAGACGTTATTAAAGATAACGACGTTTCCGAGAAATTAGAAAATGCTCAATTACTTGCTTTAAAATCAGAAAAATTGGCAAGGGCTTTGGAGTTAATAGCACCAAAAGATAAAATGATTCTTTTAATGAAATATCAGGAAGATATAAGTATTAGAGAAATTAAAGAGACATTAGTTATTGGCGAAAGTGCCGTTAAAATGCGAATTAAAAGAGCAAAACATAAAGTTGTAAGTATTTATGCAGAATTATAA
- a CDS encoding LuxR C-terminal-related transcriptional regulator, whose product MSSKLIDLFEEIFETHSEYKETVVEKHIQKLKELDEYLPAMQSFFIVTNTTTQKYPFISKNFEYTLGLDREKMTTIGAPYWFSHFHPDDIPIWMRALNDLMLFTMTEIPIEDRSKLSYTWNFRVKNSKDEYLNVYEHQTPTYFDENGKPIIGITHQSVIGGGEKRPIIATVKKLNDKNEYETIFYKNYSQKLLTVSLTNREKDIVRLLALNNTTNQIAEKLHISPHTVSVHRKNILAKLSFDSTKELVQYCLINLLF is encoded by the coding sequence ATGAGCAGTAAACTAATAGATTTATTTGAAGAAATTTTTGAGACACATTCAGAGTACAAAGAAACTGTTGTAGAAAAACATATTCAAAAATTAAAAGAATTAGATGAATATTTACCTGCAATGCAATCGTTTTTTATTGTTACCAATACCACAACCCAAAAATATCCTTTTATCAGTAAAAACTTTGAATACACACTTGGTTTAGATAGAGAAAAAATGACCACAATTGGCGCTCCTTATTGGTTTTCGCATTTTCATCCAGATGATATTCCTATTTGGATGCGTGCTTTAAACGACCTAATGTTGTTTACAATGACAGAAATTCCGATTGAAGATAGAAGTAAATTAAGTTACACTTGGAATTTTAGAGTAAAAAATAGCAAAGATGAATATTTGAATGTTTATGAGCATCAAACTCCAACTTATTTTGATGAAAATGGAAAACCAATTATTGGAATTACGCATCAAAGTGTTATTGGTGGTGGAGAAAAAAGACCAATTATTGCCACTGTAAAAAAATTAAATGATAAAAATGAGTATGAAACTATTTTCTATAAAAATTATTCTCAAAAATTACTCACAGTTTCTTTAACTAATAGAGAAAAAGATATTGTTAGATTGTTGGCTTTAAATAACACGACTAATCAAATTGCAGAGAAACTTCACATTAGTCCACATACAGTAAGCGTACACAGAAAAAATATTTTAGCAAAGTTAAGTTTTGATTCTACAAAAGAACTTGTTCAATATTGTTTAATAAATCTACTTTTTTAG
- the pulA gene encoding type I pullulanase, translating to MILIHSCSKRATNFSSFDEYPSTEKNLWLEYSKEKTTFKIWSPTATAVKLNFYKSGNDTKIIETHQLKDDENGVWEKTINGDLNGTYYTYQIYVNDNWLAETPGIYAKAVGVNGNRAMVLNFDETNPENWQNDDFVTLKTPNEAIIYELHIRDFTIQKEANSRFAGKYLGLVEKDSKNSLNVLTAINHIKELGITHVHLLPTFDHYSIDESNLEKPQFNWGYDPQNYNVPEGSFATNPFDAEVRVKEFKTMVKAFHDANIGVILDVVYNHTGRTETSNFNLENPNYYYRFDEKGNFSDAAACGNETASEREMMRKFMIESVKYWTEEYHLDGFRFDLMGIHDIETMNLLADEIKKINPNSLIYGEGWTAGDSPLPEAKRALKKHTHQMPKVAAFSDDIRDGIKGSVFEDKSTGFVNGAKGMEESIKFGVVGSIKHAQINYKKINYSDEFWANEPWQAINYVSCHDNHTLFDKLKISQPKASDKEIKAMHKLATAIVLTSQGTPFLHAGSEMMRTKNGEHNSYKSPDSINQINWNLKVKNADVVAYFQNLIKLRKEHSAFRMTFAKEVQENLEFLKIEDGFVSYQLKNNANNDSWKTILVIYNAQKNSVNYTLKKSWSIAVLGDDFNFEKEQKVSKMVNIPAKSMAILFQK from the coding sequence ATGATATTGATACACTCTTGCTCTAAAAGAGCCACTAATTTTAGTTCTTTTGATGAATATCCGTCCACAGAAAAAAATCTTTGGTTGGAATATTCTAAAGAAAAAACCACTTTTAAAATTTGGTCGCCAACTGCAACTGCTGTAAAGCTAAACTTTTATAAATCTGGGAATGACACTAAAATTATTGAAACTCATCAACTAAAAGATGATGAAAATGGTGTTTGGGAAAAAACTATTAATGGAGATTTAAATGGAACTTACTATACCTATCAAATTTATGTTAATGATAATTGGCTTGCAGAAACACCTGGAATTTATGCAAAAGCAGTTGGTGTAAATGGGAATAGAGCTATGGTTCTAAATTTTGATGAAACCAATCCTGAAAATTGGCAAAATGATGATTTTGTTACACTAAAAACACCAAACGAAGCTATTATTTACGAATTGCACATTAGAGATTTTACCATTCAAAAAGAAGCAAATTCTAGATTTGCTGGTAAATATTTAGGTTTGGTTGAAAAAGATTCTAAAAATTCTTTAAATGTTTTAACTGCCATCAATCATATAAAAGAACTGGGCATTACTCATGTTCATTTATTACCAACTTTCGATCATTATTCAATTGATGAAAGTAATTTAGAGAAGCCGCAATTTAATTGGGGTTATGATCCACAAAACTATAATGTTCCTGAAGGCTCTTTTGCTACAAATCCCTTTGACGCTGAAGTGAGAGTTAAGGAATTTAAAACGATGGTTAAAGCTTTTCATGATGCCAATATTGGCGTTATTTTAGATGTGGTTTATAATCATACAGGAAGAACAGAAACCTCAAATTTTAATTTAGAAAACCCAAACTATTATTACAGATTTGATGAAAAAGGTAATTTTTCTGATGCTGCAGCTTGTGGAAATGAAACTGCCTCAGAAAGAGAAATGATGCGAAAATTTATGATTGAATCTGTAAAATATTGGACAGAGGAATATCATTTAGATGGTTTTAGATTCGATTTAATGGGCATTCATGATATTGAAACCATGAATTTATTAGCAGACGAAATCAAAAAAATAAACCCTAATAGTTTAATTTATGGTGAAGGTTGGACTGCTGGAGATTCTCCACTTCCAGAAGCAAAAAGAGCTTTGAAAAAACACACGCATCAAATGCCAAAAGTTGCTGCTTTTTCTGATGATATAAGAGATGGAATTAAAGGTTCTGTTTTTGAAGATAAGAGCACAGGTTTTGTAAATGGCGCAAAAGGTATGGAAGAATCCATAAAATTTGGCGTTGTTGGTTCCATTAAACATGCTCAAATAAATTATAAAAAAATAAATTATTCTGATGAATTTTGGGCAAATGAACCTTGGCAAGCAATTAATTATGTTTCTTGTCATGACAACCATACGTTATTTGATAAATTAAAAATATCGCAACCAAAAGCATCCGATAAAGAAATAAAAGCAATGCACAAATTGGCAACTGCAATTGTTTTAACGTCTCAAGGAACGCCTTTTTTACATGCTGGTTCAGAAATGATGCGTACCAAAAATGGCGAACATAATTCTTATAAATCTCCAGATAGTATCAATCAAATTAATTGGAATTTAAAGGTTAAGAATGCTGATGTTGTTGCTTATTTTCAGAATTTAATCAAGTTACGCAAAGAACATTCTGCTTTTAGAATGACTTTTGCAAAAGAAGTTCAAGAAAACTTAGAGTTTTTAAAAATTGAAGACGGATTCGTTTCTTATCAACTTAAAAATAATGCAAATAACGATTCTTGGAAAACTATTTTGGTAATTTATAATGCTCAAAAAAATAGTGTAAATTACACGTTAAAAAAGTCTTGGAGTATTGCTGTTTTAGGAGATGATTTCAATTTTGAAAAAGAACAAAAAGTTTCAAAAATGGTAAATATTCCAGCAAAATCCATGGCTATATTATTTCAAAAATAA
- a CDS encoding glutaminase codes for METYKKIIEDIYLELKKVDDIGKVANYIPELGNVNDKNFGVHITTIDKDSFGIGDHEKKFSIQSISKILSLTLAYQLEGEALWQRVDVEPSGNPFNSLQQLESDKGIPRNPFINAGAIVISDILVGHLKNPKEDFLNFCKNIANNPTLNYSEKVAQSEKKTGFRNRALCNFIKSFGNIKNDTEKVLDFYFHICSLRMSCKDLSEIFLYLADDRFLCQKGKRILTESQAKRINAIMLTCGFYDESGEFAFRVGLPGKSGVGGGILAIHPDKFCIVVWSPKLNPKGNSYKGMLFLERFTTKTESSIF; via the coding sequence ATGGAAACCTATAAAAAAATTATTGAAGACATTTATTTAGAATTAAAAAAAGTTGATGATATTGGTAAAGTAGCCAATTACATTCCTGAATTAGGCAATGTGAACGACAAAAATTTTGGAGTTCACATAACTACAATCGATAAAGATTCTTTTGGAATTGGCGATCATGAAAAAAAATTCTCCATACAAAGTATCTCTAAAATACTATCTTTAACCTTGGCATATCAGCTGGAAGGAGAAGCTTTATGGCAAAGAGTAGATGTTGAACCTTCAGGAAATCCTTTTAATTCTTTACAACAATTAGAGTCCGACAAAGGAATTCCTAGAAATCCATTTATAAATGCAGGAGCCATTGTAATTTCAGATATTTTAGTTGGGCATCTTAAAAACCCAAAAGAAGATTTTTTAAATTTTTGTAAAAATATTGCGAACAACCCAACATTAAATTATTCCGAAAAAGTTGCACAATCTGAAAAGAAAACGGGTTTTAGGAATAGAGCACTTTGTAATTTTATAAAATCTTTTGGTAATATTAAAAATGATACAGAAAAAGTTTTAGATTTCTATTTTCATATCTGTTCTTTAAGAATGAGTTGTAAAGACCTGTCTGAAATTTTTCTTTATTTAGCTGATGATCGTTTTTTATGCCAAAAAGGAAAAAGAATCCTTACAGAAAGCCAAGCAAAGAGAATTAATGCAATAATGCTTACTTGTGGTTTTTATGATGAATCTGGCGAATTTGCTTTTAGAGTTGGTTTACCAGGAAAAAGTGGTGTTGGTGGTGGCATTCTTGCCATTCATCCAGATAAATTTTGCATTGTTGTTTGGAGTCCGAAATTGAATCCGAAAGGAAACTCTTACAAAGGAATGTTGTTTTTAGAAAGGTTTACAACCAAAACTGAATCTTCAATTTTTTAA
- a CDS encoding RES family NAD+ phosphorylase, producing MQLFRLSKKKYATAFNGKGAAKSNNRWNSKGTEIIYTAESRALAMAEVAVHVTIATLPKDFVMLTIDVPNEIEIKKIDFIDLDKNWNAMLPNSKTKKIGDLFIDDLEFCLLKVPSAVVKGDFNYLINPYHKDFKKIKIVDISDFPFDKRMFK from the coding sequence ATGCAGCTTTTTAGACTTTCCAAAAAAAAATACGCAACTGCTTTTAATGGCAAAGGTGCTGCAAAATCTAACAACAGATGGAATAGCAAAGGAACAGAAATTATTTACACAGCAGAAAGTAGAGCTTTAGCAATGGCAGAAGTTGCAGTGCATGTAACTATTGCTACTTTACCTAAAGATTTTGTGATGCTTACCATTGATGTTCCTAATGAAATTGAAATCAAAAAAATTGACTTCATTGATTTAGATAAAAATTGGAATGCTATGCTACCAAATTCTAAAACTAAAAAAATTGGCGATTTATTTATTGATGATTTAGAATTCTGTCTTTTAAAAGTGCCTTCTGCAGTTGTTAAAGGCGATTTTAATTACTTGATCAATCCATACCATAAAGATTTTAAAAAAATTAAAATAGTAGATATTTCTGATTTTCCTTTCGATAAAAGAATGTTCAAATAA
- a CDS encoding antitoxin Xre/MbcA/ParS toxin-binding domain-containing protein — MNYKKHTSDFDVVNEAINNYAISLNSASIFNFNKDNNSFSDFFDNKMLVIQVIKKGLPYKVFNVIKKIIPFTEDDWANYLNISKKSLQRYSNDKNHLFKPIHTEKIIEIAEVTNYGKDVFDSTEQFYLWLNTPSFIFNNLKPAELLQDSYGKELVLEELSRIEHGIFA; from the coding sequence ATGAATTATAAAAAACACACTTCCGATTTTGATGTGGTTAATGAGGCCATTAACAATTATGCAATCAGTTTAAATTCAGCTTCTATCTTTAATTTTAATAAAGATAACAATTCATTTTCAGATTTTTTTGACAATAAAATGCTTGTAATTCAAGTTATTAAAAAAGGGTTGCCATATAAAGTTTTTAATGTTATCAAAAAAATTATTCCTTTTACAGAAGATGATTGGGCAAACTATTTAAACATTTCTAAAAAATCTTTGCAAAGATATAGCAATGATAAAAACCACTTATTTAAGCCAATCCACACAGAAAAAATTATAGAAATAGCCGAAGTTACCAATTATGGTAAAGATGTTTTCGATTCTACAGAACAATTTTATTTGTGGTTAAATACGCCATCGTTTATTTTCAATAATTTAAAACCTGCAGAACTTTTACAAGATTCTTATGGCAAAGAATTAGTACTAGAAGAATTAAGTAGAATTGAGCATGGAATTTTTGCATAA